The genome window GCGGAGCAATCTGCGGTCCCGACTGAGGAATACCAGTCAGTTGGGGTTGCAAAGGAGGCGGACCGAACGAGTTTGGCTGCTGAGGGAAGTTCTGGGGCGCGGAGAGGGGTCGCTGgggtggcggaggaagcAAAGAGCTCTGTCCCATGTTCTGAGGCGGCTGGGGGCGTTGTCTTGAAGCTTGCTGGAAGCCCGTTGCTTGAGGACTGAACCCTTGGGCACCCGGAGCAGGCTGTTGCGCGGCTTGTGCcaactgggagaagaagcccggcGTGGCTCCTGTCGGCTGTGGTTGCACTTGCGTTGCGGGCACCGCAGTGTGCTGGGGTTGAATGGTCGGCTGTGGCTGGAGAGCTGGCAAGGGCGCCGGCGGAGATTGCGGGGCAGGAGCCGCAGGCGTAGGCTgaagaggagcttgaagCAAAGACAGGTCAGCCATCGCGCCTGCGAGTGGTTGCTGAGCCGGTGGTTGTGTCGTGGCGGGAGAGGACGCAGCCGGAGGGGGGCTTGAGGGAGTAGCTGGCGTCGAGGGAGCTGGAGCGGCGGCGGGAGTAGCAGGCTGCTTGGGCTGCTTCACCTCCCAGGCATCGTCGTCGAAGCCCTTCTGAACCGGGGGTTCGGAAGATGCAGCAGTGGTGGGGGGTGTCGCACTGCGCTCTGCAGGCTGCGAAGCATCCTTCTGCTCAAAGGCCTTAGGGTCGACCACATCGCCGGCTGGCGAGGTGGGAGTGGGCCGGCCTTTACGAGTGTTGTTGCGAAGGACACCTCCAGGGCCAGAGAAGATGCCGGCGGCACCCTCTTCGCCATTCCcgatgacttcttcgccgccaaAGCTTACGTTACGTAGCTTCGACTTGGCTCCGGTGCGGCCAAACATGTTGTCCAGGTAGCGCATCACTCGCAAAATATCGCCTTCCTTCAGACCGAGCGTGCGCAGCACCTCTGGGGTGATGTCCGGAAGCACGGCCTCGTCCATGGAGTCCTTGACGAAATTTTGGGCATACCGCTCGCATTGGTGCGGGCCAACGCCGGCCttgaggaagaagtcaaACCAGTCATAGTCGGATTGCTGGAAAGAAGCTCCGGCGGTAGCTGAAGCACGTTTGCCCTCAGAGGGGGACCGGGCCTTTTCAGGCTCGACACGTTGAGAACGGCGTCTGATGTCCGACAACGGCTTGTCCTCGTCGAGAGACACGCCTGTCATCTTCTCTACATACTCGAGATCCTCGACGGACATCTTCGGGATGGGAACCGCGATTTTGACACCGTTCATTTTGTGCAGATGAATCTTGCCATCCTGCAGGCCAATGAATTGCGCCTCGACAGTGAACGTTTTGGTGCGATCAGTCCATTGCCTTGTTTTGGCCGGATCCGGTTCTGCTTCCATTAGCAACAGACTCAGCACTTGAGAGCGAACGTGATGACTTACTCGGCTTGTGGCTGCTCTTGCTATCGCGTTTCTGGCGTCAAATAGTCAGCATCACCTCTAGCAATTGACACCCGGGCTTTCGGGAGAGGAACATACCTGACCGTCAACCGAATCGGTCCGCGACTTGCGCAAAGCTTCCTTGGCTAGGCGCGCTTCCTCCATGCGATTCTTCTCTACAGTGGAAAGGCCCGGTTCGGAACTAATCACCGGAGTCCCGACCGTTCCGGTAATCTCAATGTAGCTACTTGGGACGACACCCTCCTTTCCGTTCTTCACACGCCGCACCTGCCACCATTCTTCGGACTTGCCGTCATCCAGGACGATGACGTCGTCGCCCGCGGCCACCGTCACCTCATCGTCTCCTTGAGCCATGAAGTCGTAGAGAATCTGGCCCTTCTTCTGTCCTCCACTGGTACCAGCGGCGATGACCTCCTTCAGACCCTCTGCGCGATAGGCGCCGGAAATTTCACCCAGGGCTGAGACAATTTCCCGAGCAGTGTCCTTGGCGCCCGCGTGGAAATCGATGCTCTTACTGGGCCGGACCAGATCCACAAAGACGTGCTTTCCTTCAATCGAATAATGGGTGAGCTTGTCTGCGGTCCATTCCTGcacatcaccaccctcctcgggCGAAATAAAGATGGTTCCGGTTGCGACATTGATACCCAAGGTTGTGGGCATCTTCTTGCGCTTGCCCATTACTTCCACCATCTCATTGATGCTGTAGATATGGTAGCCGGAAGGGGAACGAGGGGTCGGTTGGCCGACTCTGCTGTATGGGGGCGATTCCTGCACATGGCCGCCGCGGTCGCTGTCGCGCACCGAAGAAACCTGAGAACGAGGAGGCCGAGCGGGCTCTGGAGGAGAATCCAGCGAGACTGGCGACGAGATCTGCTCGGACGGAGGACGCCGTGGTAACGCAGGCGGAGGTGGCGAGGGCTCGTTCCGGTAGGGCTCCTCCTCGGGCTCATCGTACGCTGGCCGTGCTGGCTGAGGGGGCGGGGGAACGGCTCTGGGTGGTTCCGGTTCTGTCGCAGCGGCATGCTGCTTGTGGATGATATCTGCGATGGCCGCGGCGGCAGGATTCTGCACGGCATCAattggaggagctgcgcTGGTCCCgttgactt of Aspergillus luchuensis IFO 4308 DNA, chromosome 7, nearly complete sequence contains these proteins:
- the SLA1 gene encoding cytoskeletal protein-binding protein SLA1 (BUSCO:EOG09261404;~COG:Z;~EggNog:ENOG410PJ25;~InterPro:IPR007131,IPR013182,IPR038159,IPR035821, IPR035800,IPR029922,IPR001452,IPR036028,IPR013761;~PFAM:PF07653,PF00018,PF08226,PF14604,PF03983;~go_function: GO:0005515 - protein binding [Evidence IEA];~go_function: GO:0008092 - cytoskeletal protein binding [Evidence IEA];~go_function: GO:0030674 - protein-macromolecule adaptor activity [Evidence IEA];~go_function: GO:0042802 - identical protein binding [Evidence IEA];~go_function: GO:0043130 - ubiquitin binding [Evidence IEA];~go_process: GO:0006897 - endocytosis [Evidence IEA]), whose amino-acid sequence is MGFLGVYTAIYDYLPQAEGELELREGDLLYILEKGEEEDWWKAKKKAEREDDDEPEGLVPNNYVEEAQPVHSAKALYDYTRQTDEEVSFSEDADLIVYDTSDPDWTLVGVNSDYGFAPANYIEILEDAGAHHAPAPAIPSPPPAESEPEPAPPALPQRPTVTEEEVNGTSAAPPIDAVQNPAAAAIADIIHKQHAAATEPEPPRAVPPPPQPARPAYDEPEEEPYRNEPSPPPPALPRRPPSEQISSPVSLDSPPEPARPPRSQVSSVRDSDRGGHVQESPPYSRVGQPTPRSPSGYHIYSINEMVEVMGKRKKMPTTLGINVATGTIFISPEEGGDVQEWTADKLTHYSIEGKHVFVDLVRPSKSIDFHAGAKDTAREIVSALGEISGAYRAEGLKEVIAAGTSGGQKKGQILYDFMAQGDDEVTVAAGDDVIVLDDGKSEEWWQVRRVKNGKEGVVPSSYIEITGTVGTPVISSEPGLSTVEKNRMEEARLAKEALRKSRTDSVDGQKRDSKSSHKPKPDPAKTRQWTDRTKTFTVEAQFIGLQDGKIHLHKMNGVKIAVPIPKMSVEDLEYVEKMTGVSLDEDKPLSDIRRRSQRVEPEKARSPSEGKRASATAGASFQQSDYDWFDFFLKAGVGPHQCERYAQNFVKDSMDEAVLPDITPEVLRTLGLKEGDILRVMRYLDNMFGRTGAKSKLRNVSFGGEEVIGNGEEGAAGIFSGPGGVLRNNTRKGRPTPTSPAGDVVDPKAFEQKDASQPAERSATPPTTAASSEPPVQKGFDDDAWEVKQPKQPATPAAAPAPSTPATPSSPPPAASSPATTQPPAQQPLAGAMADLSLLQAPLQPTPAAPAPQSPPAPLPALQPQPTIQPQHTAVPATQVQPQPTGATPGFFSQLAQAAQQPAPGAQGFSPQATGFQQASRQRPQPPQNMGQSSLLPPPPQRPLSAPQNFPQQPNSFGPPPLQPQLTGIPQSGPQIAPPGQSLAELNQQRFQPTLQPQPTGFIPQAQFQNGLAPQPTGFQPQSQFGIQQQQAGYPGLVPQPTGFGGFQPQPQQPMQTGINSVLPPPLQPQPTGMNGIGSMPYSAPPVPPIPQQPTAAPLQPQQTGPAPAVRFGVKNEPPKKLAPQPTGLRANLAQATPTNPFGF